In Rhodobacteraceae bacterium LMO-JJ12, a single window of DNA contains:
- a CDS encoding aspartate aminotransferase family protein has product MSSPTAASPRARSVLDMNSFDLNSGAVSPGVRRRLDNFGAASVLFYREPLEIGTASGTWMIGEDGQRYLDMYNNVPVIGHSHPDVTEAVTRQMQKVNIHTRYVIGVVDDYLDALKATMPAGLDNILLTCSGSEANDLALRLARRVSGGQGIIVTENAYHGNTSLVTSISPAAIRNNAFEDYVATVPAPSQMNYGDDIAGGFAAAVEDAIRQLRRRGMAPAALLVDTIFSSDGVLSTPAGFLAPAVAAIRRAGGLFIADEVQPGFGRSGDCFWAVQRHNIEPDILTMGKPMGNGYPVAGMATRAEYLKAYCDDFGYFNTFGGSPVAAAAAHATLNAIQREGLQENAQSQGAHIRAGLRKIAEQSSHISDVRGAGLFIGFDICDGTQARNPDSDLTLQIIEGLRRRRVLNGTAGKFGTTIRVRPPLCITRDEANIFLDAVSAVLSELTGQGITKFPPAEPVEFSFQREFA; this is encoded by the coding sequence ATGAGCTCTCCAACTGCGGCCTCGCCGCGTGCCCGTAGCGTCCTGGACATGAATTCCTTCGACTTGAACTCAGGAGCAGTTTCTCCCGGTGTCCGGCGGCGGTTAGACAATTTTGGCGCAGCAAGCGTGCTGTTCTATCGCGAGCCGCTTGAGATTGGCACAGCAAGCGGAACCTGGATGATCGGCGAAGATGGCCAGCGTTATCTGGACATGTATAACAACGTCCCCGTCATCGGCCACAGCCACCCTGATGTGACCGAAGCCGTTACCCGCCAGATGCAAAAGGTGAACATCCATACCCGCTATGTTATTGGCGTGGTGGATGACTATCTTGACGCGCTCAAGGCGACGATGCCAGCGGGATTAGATAATATCCTGCTGACATGCTCTGGCAGCGAGGCGAATGATCTGGCACTTCGACTGGCGCGGCGGGTGTCCGGTGGGCAAGGCATCATCGTTACTGAAAATGCCTATCATGGTAATACCTCGCTGGTGACATCGATATCTCCGGCCGCGATCCGCAACAACGCGTTCGAGGACTATGTCGCCACCGTCCCGGCGCCTTCACAGATGAACTATGGCGACGATATTGCCGGTGGGTTTGCAGCCGCTGTAGAAGACGCGATCCGCCAACTCCGCCGTCGGGGCATGGCCCCCGCCGCACTACTGGTGGACACTATCTTCTCATCTGACGGGGTGCTTAGTACGCCAGCCGGATTTCTTGCCCCCGCAGTCGCCGCGATCCGGCGCGCTGGCGGACTGTTCATCGCGGACGAGGTCCAGCCCGGATTTGGGCGCTCTGGCGATTGTTTTTGGGCGGTGCAGCGCCACAACATCGAACCGGATATCCTGACAATGGGTAAACCGATGGGCAACGGATATCCTGTAGCTGGCATGGCCACCCGCGCGGAATACCTCAAAGCCTATTGCGACGACTTCGGCTATTTCAACACATTCGGTGGCAGCCCCGTGGCAGCCGCCGCCGCGCACGCTACGTTGAATGCCATTCAACGCGAAGGGTTGCAGGAAAATGCCCAATCCCAAGGCGCACATATCCGCGCCGGATTACGCAAGATAGCCGAGCAATCCTCCCATATTTCGGATGTTAGGGGCGCCGGTCTCTTTATCGGCTTCGATATTTGTGACGGTACACAGGCGCGAAACCCCGATTCCGACCTTACCTTGCAAATCATAGAAGGCCTGCGGCGTCGGCGGGTTCTAAACGGAACGGCCGGTAAATTCGGCACCACAATTCGTGTTCGCCCGCCACTTTGCATCACACGCGATGAGGCCAACATCTTTCTCGATGCGGTGAGTGCGGTTCTTTCTGAGTTAACCGGTCAAGGGATCACCAAATTCCCCCCTGCGGAACCTGTCGAGTTTAGCTTCCAACGTGAATTCGCCTGA
- a CDS encoding DeoR/GlpR family DNA-binding transcription regulator, whose product MVFRVPAYHSRERPSIFSRNTIAKDLNLAIKTAIPFYMKATENKKSRRLQAILTTLESRPAARISDLAEMLEVSSETIRRDLQELEAEGEIHRTYGGAVRQVHAEPSLLERMKLNAAERSRIAKAAVSYLGDAGHIFIGGGSTAVHFSRALSQNMDRQIIAITISFSVAEELGRNPNIQVVMLPGIFDPKERIVHGPETLAGIERFRASITIISASAADYVGLSEGILNYAHSHAAMIENADKTLILMESQKFGRRALSQISSWSERNHLLTDRAPTDEIQTAIARAGARIDILPPNDLDDVTATQQQ is encoded by the coding sequence TTGGTTTTTCGGGTTCCCGCATATCATAGCCGCGAACGTCCATCGATTTTTTCTCGAAATACGATAGCAAAAGACCTTAACCTAGCGATCAAAACAGCTATACCCTTCTATATGAAAGCAACTGAAAATAAAAAGTCGCGACGCTTACAGGCGATCCTAACGACACTCGAATCAAGGCCCGCAGCCCGGATCAGTGATTTGGCCGAAATGTTAGAGGTTTCCTCTGAAACCATTCGTCGCGACCTTCAAGAGCTCGAGGCCGAGGGGGAAATCCATCGGACTTATGGAGGTGCCGTACGGCAGGTGCATGCTGAACCAAGCCTGTTAGAACGGATGAAGCTGAACGCGGCCGAACGCAGTCGAATTGCGAAAGCTGCCGTAAGCTATCTTGGCGACGCAGGACATATTTTCATCGGTGGTGGTTCAACGGCGGTCCATTTTTCGCGGGCGCTTAGCCAGAATATGGATCGTCAGATCATAGCAATCACCATCTCATTCTCGGTCGCCGAAGAACTTGGGCGTAACCCCAACATTCAGGTCGTCATGCTCCCCGGCATTTTCGACCCTAAGGAAAGGATCGTTCACGGCCCCGAAACCCTTGCCGGTATTGAAAGGTTTCGCGCATCGATTACAATCATCAGCGCCTCTGCAGCCGACTATGTCGGACTAAGCGAGGGAATCTTGAATTATGCTCATAGCCATGCGGCAATGATCGAGAACGCAGACAAAACGCTTATACTCATGGAAAGCCAAAAGTTTGGACGGCGCGCCCTGTCACAGATTTCTTCATGGTCGGAACGGAACCACTTGCTCACCGACCGCGCCCCAACCGACGAGATTCAAACAGCAATAGCGCGTGCAGGCGCAAGAATTGATATTCTGCCGCCAAACGACCTTGATGATGTAACCGCCACACAACAGCAATGA
- a CDS encoding 3-keto-5-aminohexanoate cleavage protein, producing MSKWDSMPIVITVAPVGAEVTRDHHPGVPFTPDEISTASLEAVAAGASVVHLHARQNDGTPTGDPDVFASAIKSIRAKADPIIMVSTGGAVWMSIDERTQALEAGPDMCSLETGSMNFGDDMFLTSRPDSISSAAKAYGMGVVPEIELFDVGHSVAAARMLKEGHLKGPLNVNLVLGVPGGIDAVPEAIPALLRPLPSDVRWTVTAIGRHQRRMLAIAALMGADGLRVGFEDNVYLHKGQLAASNAQLVAEIVTLTTALGRQIATPTEARAILGVVLR from the coding sequence ATGAGCAAATGGGACAGTATGCCAATCGTCATCACGGTGGCCCCTGTCGGCGCGGAGGTGACCCGTGATCATCATCCCGGTGTGCCTTTCACCCCAGACGAAATTTCCACAGCATCCCTGGAAGCAGTGGCAGCGGGGGCCTCGGTAGTCCATTTGCATGCTCGACAAAATGATGGAACTCCTACCGGCGATCCAGACGTTTTTGCAAGTGCTATTAAATCGATCCGTGCCAAGGCGGACCCAATCATCATGGTTTCAACCGGTGGTGCAGTTTGGATGTCAATTGACGAACGCACCCAAGCACTCGAAGCTGGCCCTGACATGTGTTCGCTGGAAACTGGGTCGATGAACTTTGGCGATGACATGTTCCTGACCTCTCGCCCCGACAGCATTTCTTCGGCAGCGAAAGCATATGGCATGGGCGTCGTACCTGAGATCGAGTTGTTTGACGTTGGTCATTCTGTCGCAGCCGCGCGTATGCTCAAAGAGGGGCATCTGAAAGGCCCGTTAAACGTCAACTTAGTGCTGGGTGTACCAGGTGGAATCGACGCGGTACCCGAAGCAATCCCCGCACTTCTGCGTCCATTGCCCAGCGATGTGCGTTGGACGGTGACTGCCATCGGCCGTCATCAACGGAGGATGTTGGCAATTGCGGCGTTGATGGGCGCCGACGGCTTGCGGGTAGGGTTTGAAGACAATGTTTACTTGCACAAGGGTCAGCTGGCGGCCTCAAATGCGCAACTGGTAGCCGAAATTGTGACGCTTACCACAGCACTTGGTCGTCAGATCGCGACCCCCACTGAAGCGAGGGCTATTTTGGGCGTTGTTTTGCGCTGA
- a CDS encoding IclR family transcriptional regulator yields the protein MIEAVASSFAILEELARSNGPRGVTELAKSTGIPKARVHRHLTTLCALNYVEQLEEASKYRASTRLFLLGQMSADNLPWLIATRTMLGLLRDKLGHSVVLSIVEDRNLRVLENYRGDAIVDISSKSGATLPPHASAQGKVLLAFSEHDLVGNLLEEPLHRFTEKTIVDGDTLRAEIDQVKHQGWAASDEELEVDFRSVAAPIFGPGDTLMFTIGIIARAENMSISAKANDVRAALSASADLTKLLRSTINKRH from the coding sequence TTGATCGAAGCTGTAGCGTCTTCATTTGCCATCTTGGAAGAACTTGCCAGATCGAACGGACCGCGCGGCGTGACCGAACTGGCGAAGTCTACTGGCATACCCAAAGCACGCGTGCATCGGCATTTAACAACCCTGTGTGCATTGAACTATGTAGAACAACTTGAAGAGGCTTCGAAATACCGAGCAAGTACGCGTCTATTCTTACTGGGACAGATGAGCGCAGATAATCTGCCGTGGTTGATCGCGACCCGCACCATGTTGGGCCTTTTACGTGACAAACTTGGCCATTCGGTTGTGCTGTCGATTGTCGAAGACCGAAACCTACGCGTTTTGGAGAATTATCGTGGCGATGCAATTGTCGACATCTCGTCAAAGTCCGGTGCTACCTTGCCTCCACACGCGTCGGCACAGGGAAAGGTTTTGTTGGCCTTCTCCGAACACGATCTGGTCGGAAACTTGCTAGAAGAACCACTACATCGGTTTACGGAAAAGACTATCGTAGACGGTGATACACTACGCGCCGAAATCGATCAGGTAAAGCATCAGGGATGGGCCGCTTCTGACGAGGAACTTGAGGTGGACTTTCGAAGCGTGGCCGCGCCAATTTTCGGACCAGGTGACACTTTGATGTTCACGATAGGCATTATCGCACGGGCAGAAAACATGTCAATTTCCGCCAAAGCTAACGATGTTCGGGCCGCACTATCGGCGTCGGCTGATCTGACGAAGTTGCTACGCAGCACAATAAACAAACGGCACTAG
- a CDS encoding DUF6282 family protein, producing MSDNMDRINGLLRGALDLHCHSGPSVMSRKLDHVEAIREADAAGLEAVLVKDHFYGACPLAHIINKHIPTQHVTMLAGVPTNNPTGGLNPHAVDHGLRLGARIIWLPTFHSENNIRHNHEAAPGKEFPPPGLLSLPAEPVMLFNPDGSLRDSLKLILDLIAKHDAVLSAGHIHISEIWPIFSEARRRGVQRLLVNHPTYIIDGSLDDLRALTDFGAYVEHSMCMWVGTEDDKIYEPENLKAMIDAGTIAKTILGSDLGQLPNCTPVEGFRATIGILLDLGYSDDDITKMISENPKQLIGMES from the coding sequence ATGAGCGATAATATGGATCGCATCAATGGCCTGTTGCGTGGCGCACTTGACTTGCACTGCCATAGCGGTCCATCGGTGATGTCTCGCAAACTGGATCATGTTGAGGCAATTCGCGAAGCGGATGCCGCTGGTCTTGAAGCGGTGCTGGTAAAGGACCATTTCTATGGGGCCTGCCCATTAGCTCATATCATCAACAAGCATATCCCGACTCAACATGTGACAATGCTGGCCGGTGTACCGACTAACAATCCGACTGGCGGGTTGAACCCTCATGCCGTCGATCATGGGCTTCGGCTGGGCGCGCGTATCATCTGGCTGCCTACGTTCCATTCCGAAAACAACATCCGTCACAACCACGAAGCCGCACCGGGAAAAGAGTTTCCGCCTCCGGGCTTGCTGTCGCTCCCGGCAGAGCCGGTGATGCTGTTCAATCCGGATGGATCATTGCGTGACAGCCTGAAATTGATCCTGGATCTGATCGCAAAGCATGATGCTGTCCTGTCAGCCGGACATATCCACATTTCGGAGATCTGGCCAATCTTTTCAGAGGCGCGCAGGCGCGGGGTGCAACGGCTTCTGGTCAATCATCCGACCTATATCATCGATGGTTCACTCGATGACCTGCGCGCACTGACTGATTTTGGCGCCTATGTCGAGCATTCTATGTGCATGTGGGTGGGCACCGAAGATGACAAGATATATGAACCCGAAAACCTTAAGGCGATGATCGATGCAGGTACGATAGCAAAGACCATTCTGGGATCGGATCTTGGCCAACTGCCAAACTGCACCCCGGTCGAGGGGTTCAGGGCAACGATTGGTATTCTTCTTGACCTTGGATATTCGGACGACGATATCACCAAGATGATTTCTGAGAACCCGAAACAACTTATTGGTATGGAGAGCTGA
- a CDS encoding ABC transporter permease, whose product MALETRPGRGWGLQLFGFLAIGFLILPSVIVVLMSLSDSAYLHFPPTEFSFRWYAALWDSPIWLRSSLVSLKIGLTCAVLATALGTMVALAAKQRGSGLSPLQNAFFATPLMVPGVVIGIAIFITFAPLGLIATFTGIVLAHTMLALPFVVLTMSAALRHFDLNQFNAAISLGAHPLRAFITVVLPQITGAMVASALFAFLTSFDEIVVTNFIGGGANTTLTQRMFNSLRQDLDPKIAAIGTTLTLLTVLILVVAVLVQGKSRIFEMFSGGKTDER is encoded by the coding sequence ATGGCATTAGAAACAAGACCAGGGCGGGGATGGGGCCTGCAGCTTTTCGGCTTTTTGGCGATCGGTTTTCTGATCCTGCCTTCGGTCATCGTCGTTCTGATGTCATTGTCGGATTCAGCCTATCTGCATTTCCCGCCAACCGAGTTTTCTTTTCGCTGGTATGCAGCACTTTGGGATTCGCCCATTTGGCTGCGGTCCTCATTGGTGTCGTTGAAGATCGGACTGACCTGTGCGGTGTTGGCGACGGCACTCGGGACGATGGTCGCTCTTGCGGCCAAGCAGCGCGGCAGTGGGTTAAGCCCCTTGCAAAACGCGTTTTTCGCGACACCATTGATGGTACCGGGCGTGGTCATCGGCATCGCGATCTTCATCACATTTGCGCCGCTGGGCCTGATCGCCACGTTTACCGGTATCGTTCTGGCCCATACCATGTTGGCGCTTCCGTTCGTTGTGCTGACCATGTCAGCGGCGCTGCGCCATTTCGACCTGAACCAGTTCAATGCAGCGATCAGCCTAGGAGCTCACCCGCTGCGCGCGTTCATAACTGTTGTCCTGCCGCAGATCACAGGCGCTATGGTCGCCAGCGCCCTATTTGCGTTCCTGACATCGTTTGATGAAATTGTGGTGACCAACTTTATCGGTGGCGGGGCCAATACAACGCTGACACAACGCATGTTCAATTCATTGCGTCAGGATCTTGATCCGAAAATCGCAGCCATCGGCACGACACTGACGTTGCTGACGGTTCTGATCCTTGTGGTGGCCGTCCTCGTACAGGGTAAGAGCCGAATATTCGAAATGTTCTCAGGGGGGAAAACTGATGAGCGATAA
- a CDS encoding ABC transporter permease, with translation MSVGSVFTGWDMRRAALVAPAVILLLAVCYYPLLWVIVQAFSKAGQPSLDTIVSVGSGPVFSSAILNTAALTAKVLIVTALVGYPLAYMVHCAPPLMSYVLKFLILFPFWTSTLVRTYAWVVILQRDGVLVNALQAIAPPLAPVSFMNSQTAVVIGMVHIMLPFFVFPVLASMSGVKPDYAKAAISLGARPMVAFWTVFFPLTISGLVSACVIVMMLSLGFYIIPIVLGGGKAPVISMVIERSLSLYPDWAVASSMGLLLLLLSGIALMALYGLAARVQRLWH, from the coding sequence ATGTCGGTCGGGTCCGTGTTTACCGGCTGGGACATGCGGCGCGCCGCCTTGGTGGCACCTGCCGTGATCCTGCTTTTGGCGGTATGCTATTATCCCCTGCTCTGGGTCATCGTGCAGGCGTTTTCAAAGGCAGGGCAACCCAGTCTTGATACCATTGTCTCTGTCGGTTCCGGGCCAGTCTTTTCCAGTGCGATACTGAACACTGCCGCACTGACGGCCAAAGTGTTGATCGTCACCGCGCTTGTCGGATATCCGCTGGCCTATATGGTGCATTGCGCGCCACCGCTCATGTCATACGTGCTGAAATTCCTGATCCTGTTTCCATTCTGGACTTCAACCCTGGTGCGAACCTATGCTTGGGTGGTTATCTTGCAACGCGACGGTGTGCTGGTGAATGCGTTGCAGGCGATAGCCCCACCGCTGGCACCGGTTTCATTCATGAATTCGCAGACGGCAGTCGTCATTGGCATGGTGCATATCATGCTGCCGTTTTTCGTCTTTCCGGTCCTCGCTTCGATGTCCGGAGTAAAGCCTGACTACGCCAAAGCGGCCATATCGCTGGGTGCACGCCCGATGGTTGCGTTCTGGACCGTGTTCTTTCCACTGACGATTTCCGGCCTGGTGTCGGCCTGTGTCATCGTGATGATGCTGAGCCTTGGATTCTACATTATCCCGATCGTCCTTGGCGGGGGCAAAGCCCCGGTGATTTCGATGGTGATTGAACGCAGCTTGAGCCTTTATCCGGATTGGGCAGTTGCCAGTTCAATGGGATTGCTGCTGTTGCTTCTCAGCGGCATTGCGTTGATGGCGTTATATGGTTTGGCAGCACGGGTGCAAAGACTATGGCATTAG
- a CDS encoding ABC transporter ATP-binding protein has product MLKRTPSVLDVKDLTVKYGKLTVLDNVSLYTEPGEFVSLLGPSGSGKTTLLMSIAGFVSSNEGEITQDGTLINKVPPHRRNMGVVFQSYALFPHMSVRKNIGYPLSIRGSSRKDQDEKVAELLQLVRLEDYGDRKPDQLSGGQQQRVAIARALASNPSVLLMDEPLSALDKKLREEMLIEIRRIHDATGVTTIYVTHDQREALTISDRIAVMNAGKIAQLGSPQDIYNHPRSRFVADFIGEAAFLPATVKHGRITLPGGVVTSALPDCTDGKYLAVLRPEQMQIATGTAPPDAAVLESSLQSLYFQGETVLGSADFHGHVLPFRCLNRAASMGNLPAINEPISLHVDMSDITLVPEKG; this is encoded by the coding sequence ATGCTAAAGCGAACTCCCAGTGTGTTGGACGTCAAAGACCTCACGGTAAAATATGGCAAGCTGACGGTGCTAGACAACGTCAGCTTGTACACTGAGCCAGGTGAATTCGTCTCGCTCTTGGGGCCGTCGGGGTCGGGCAAGACCACTCTGCTGATGTCCATCGCCGGGTTCGTTTCCAGTAACGAAGGGGAGATCACCCAAGACGGCACCCTGATTAACAAGGTGCCGCCGCATCGCCGGAACATGGGGGTGGTGTTTCAGAGCTACGCGCTGTTTCCGCATATGAGCGTGCGCAAGAACATCGGTTATCCGCTGAGCATTCGAGGCAGTTCGCGCAAAGACCAAGACGAAAAAGTGGCCGAGCTTCTGCAATTGGTGCGATTGGAAGACTACGGCGATCGTAAGCCGGATCAACTGTCTGGCGGTCAACAACAAAGGGTTGCGATTGCGCGCGCATTGGCCAGCAATCCATCCGTTCTGCTGATGGATGAACCGTTGTCGGCATTGGACAAGAAACTGCGCGAGGAGATGTTGATCGAGATTCGCCGCATCCATGATGCCACAGGCGTGACGACAATCTATGTCACACACGATCAACGCGAAGCGTTGACTATTTCCGACCGGATCGCAGTGATGAATGCAGGCAAGATCGCACAACTTGGCTCGCCACAAGACATATATAACCACCCGCGCAGTCGGTTCGTGGCCGATTTTATCGGCGAGGCCGCATTCCTACCTGCAACGGTCAAACATGGCCGGATCACGCTCCCCGGTGGGGTGGTGACATCTGCTTTACCCGACTGCACCGATGGTAAATATCTGGCGGTTTTGCGCCCAGAACAGATGCAGATTGCCACCGGAACCGCGCCGCCTGACGCGGCGGTTCTCGAAAGCAGTTTACAAAGTCTGTATTTCCAGGGTGAAACTGTTTTGGGATCGGCTGATTTTCATGGCCATGTATTGCCGTTTCGTTGCCTTAATCGGGCTGCGTCGATGGGTAATCTACCTGCCATTAACGAACCGATTTCCCTGCATGTCGACATGTCCGACATCACACTCGTTCCGGAGAAGGGGTAA
- a CDS encoding ABC transporter substrate-binding protein, translating to MHKRAIATILLAPLALSTPAIADTITVAAWGGSYQDALRASFFKPAADQLGITIEEDNLSTGLADIRLQVTGNAVHWDLVDLSAEECVAGAKEGLFEPIDYSIVGTDGIDPALVRDDWVGFLYYSVVLANSTKTDQQVPANWQEFFDVEKFPGRRSLGSIPSESLTIAAMADGTPLDQVYPVDIDKAFAKLEELKPNVTAWWGTGTQATTLLVDNEVDFGSSWNGRITTLKNDGAPVDFTLEGGVLNADCLVIPKGAKNKEAAMRAMALFVSPELQANLPKHSANGPINLKAFELGTLTDEEMAGVISSAENLKKQVLIDPDFWGDKMVDVQVRWQALVQ from the coding sequence ATGCACAAGAGAGCAATCGCAACCATTCTGCTGGCGCCGCTCGCACTATCCACGCCCGCGATCGCGGACACCATAACAGTCGCCGCTTGGGGCGGTAGTTATCAGGATGCCTTGCGCGCGTCGTTCTTTAAACCCGCGGCAGACCAGCTCGGTATCACCATCGAGGAAGACAATCTGTCCACCGGTCTTGCTGACATCCGCTTACAGGTCACCGGCAATGCGGTGCATTGGGATCTGGTTGATCTATCTGCCGAAGAATGCGTCGCAGGGGCCAAGGAAGGCCTGTTCGAACCGATTGATTACAGTATCGTTGGCACCGATGGCATCGACCCCGCGCTGGTGCGCGACGACTGGGTCGGATTTCTCTATTATTCCGTAGTGCTGGCCAACAGCACCAAAACAGATCAACAGGTACCGGCCAACTGGCAGGAATTTTTCGACGTCGAGAAATTCCCGGGCCGACGATCGCTCGGAAGCATTCCGTCCGAATCTCTGACAATTGCCGCGATGGCGGATGGCACGCCTCTAGATCAGGTCTATCCGGTGGATATCGACAAGGCTTTTGCCAAATTGGAGGAGTTGAAGCCCAATGTCACTGCGTGGTGGGGGACCGGCACGCAGGCGACGACGCTTCTGGTCGACAACGAAGTGGATTTTGGCAGCAGTTGGAATGGCCGTATCACAACGCTCAAAAACGATGGTGCGCCGGTCGACTTCACGTTGGAAGGCGGGGTGCTGAATGCCGATTGTCTGGTCATTCCGAAAGGGGCAAAAAACAAGGAGGCCGCGATGAGGGCGATGGCGTTGTTCGTCTCACCGGAATTGCAGGCCAACCTGCCCAAGCACTCGGCCAACGGACCGATCAACCTAAAGGCGTTCGAACTGGGGACGTTGACCGACGAGGAAATGGCTGGCGTCATCTCGTCAGCAGAGAACCTGAAAAAGCAGGTCTTGATCGATCCCGATTTTTGGGGCGACAAGATGGTTGACGTGCAGGTCCGCTGGCAGGCGCTTGTTCAATAA
- a CDS encoding fumarylacetoacetate hydrolase family protein, with protein sequence MKLAVVNLPVQGPTAIASADGEIFVGLADLLRDLGKEDLAVAIGYLGLKAFVQAAGETPALTEQVADALARTKGGGLDLLGSQWMAPLSNPNVVCVANNNTAFAKDIVSGPKHPALFNKPTSALIGCDQPIELRKEYGITYPEPELAVVLAKRLKNASPDECRTAVFGYTIHNDVTSASMRMEDTFHLREAKVGDDGGYEMIESHSSYPGRYKGADTFGPMGPWIVTADEIPDPHALAVECWMEDELAYSDNTRNLTHYTPDVVSWASHYQTLNPGDIVSMGTASDPGGETGDTPQVATDMSNGCKSVSVRIEKIGALNNSVKMI encoded by the coding sequence ATGAAGCTTGCAGTCGTGAATTTGCCCGTTCAGGGACCAACCGCCATAGCCAGCGCTGATGGTGAAATCTTTGTCGGGCTGGCGGACCTGCTTCGTGATCTGGGTAAAGAAGATCTTGCTGTTGCCATTGGCTATCTTGGATTGAAGGCTTTTGTTCAGGCAGCGGGAGAGACACCTGCTCTGACGGAACAGGTTGCAGACGCTTTGGCTAGGACGAAGGGAGGTGGTCTTGATCTGCTTGGCTCGCAATGGATGGCCCCCCTGAGCAATCCCAACGTTGTCTGTGTGGCCAACAACAACACGGCCTTTGCCAAGGATATTGTTTCGGGGCCCAAGCATCCGGCACTGTTCAATAAACCGACTTCGGCATTGATCGGATGTGACCAACCGATTGAGCTGCGCAAGGAATATGGTATCACCTATCCTGAACCGGAACTTGCTGTGGTGTTGGCCAAGCGGCTAAAAAATGCCAGCCCGGACGAGTGTCGGACAGCAGTGTTCGGCTATACTATCCACAATGACGTCACCTCGGCATCAATGCGTATGGAAGACACCTTTCACCTGCGCGAAGCCAAGGTGGGCGACGACGGCGGGTATGAGATGATCGAAAGCCACTCCTCGTATCCAGGGCGCTACAAGGGGGCCGATACCTTTGGACCGATGGGCCCATGGATCGTGACGGCGGACGAAATTCCAGACCCGCACGCGCTCGCCGTGGAATGCTGGATGGAAGATGAGCTGGCCTATTCGGATAACACCCGGAACCTGACCCACTACACGCCGGACGTGGTGTCTTGGGCGTCACATTATCAGACACTCAACCCCGGCGATATCGTATCTATGGGTACCGCGTCGGACCCGGGCGGAGAAACCGGAGATACACCACAGGTCGCCACCGACATGAGCAACGGCTGCAAATCGGTTTCGGTTAGGATCGAAAAAATAGGTGCGCTGAACAACAGTGTAAAAATGATATAA